In Bacteroidota bacterium, the genomic stretch AAAGAAGTACTTAGAGTTATGTGTTACGAATAAACAAATTACGAGTCCGCAGTCTCCAGTCGGCAGTCAAAAACAGCCCCCAGTCCGCAGTTGAATAACGTTGATTTATTAATTACTTTTTTCTCTGCGTTTCTGCGACTCTGCGTTTAAACAAATAAACAACTCATCAAAAGTTTCGCATAAAATTTTTGTACCCTAATCTTCTAACAGCAGTTCCGTTAAAAATTTTCTCAAACTTTTTTTCATCTAAGTTTTTCCAGTCTTTGTCGGTATAATTTTTAATTACTTCTTTAATTAAAAAATCACTTTCTTCTGTTATTGGTATTTCTTTGTTGTAAGGGCAAACGTTTTGGCAAATATCACAACCGTAAACCCAATTATGCGTATCAAAATTTAGAGACGGATTATTGTTTTCAATTGTTTGATAAGAAATACATTTGTTGGAGTCAATTTTATATGCTTCAATTAAAGCATTTGTCGGGCATGCATCAATGCATTTTGTACAACTTCCGCATTGTTCCTCTATTGCTTGGTCATAATTTAATTCAAGATCAATAATTATTTCACCGAGGAAAACAAAAGAGCCGTATTTTTGATTTATCAAAAGAGTGTTTTTGCCAATCCATCCTATTCCTGATTTTTCCGCCCAAGCTTTTTCAAAAACCGGAGCGGTATCGACAAAAAATCTTGCGTTTTTTTCCCCTGTACATTTCTCAATAAAAGCCGTTAAAGATTTAAGTTTCTTCTTAAGTACCTTGTGATAATCCCTGCCATAAGCATATTTAGATATTTGATATTTTGTATCAGGATTTTGTTTTTCTTGAGGATAATAATTTAAAAGTAGAGAAATAACAGATTTTGAATTTTCAACCAATTCTTGCGGATTTTTTCTTTTACTTATGTTGTTTGCCAAATAATCCATTTTTGCATTACGTCCTTCTTTAAGATATTTGTCAAAATGTTTTGCTTCATTTTCTAAAAAAGAAACTTTAGAAATTCCACATGCAACAAAAGCAAGTCTTTTAGCTTCTTTTTTTATTGCGAGTGTAATTTCTTTTTTGTTATTTTTTTGCATGCAATTCTTTAAAAATCAAACAATGATTGAGTTGATTTTCCCGGTTTTATATTCAAATGTTTGAATGCTCTCGGAGTTGCTTCTCTGCCTCTTGCTGTTCTTTTTAAAAACCCTTCTTTAATCAAAAACGGTTCATAAACTTCTTCAATTGTTTCAGCTTCTTCACTTACTGCTGTTGCAATAGTTTTAATACCCACAGGACCTCCATTAAATTTTTCAATTATTGATAAAAGTATTTTATTATCCATTTCGTCCAATCCGTTTTCATCCACACCAAGTGCTTCAAGAGCATATTTAGTTATTTTCATTTCAACTTTACCATCGGTTTTTATTTGGGCAAAATCTCTTACTCTACGCAATAAAGCATTAGAAACACGGGGTGTTCCTCTGCTTCTTCTTGCAATTTCAAATGCCGCATCATGCTTAATATCTACATTTAAAATTCCGGAAGAACGCTGAACAATTAATGTAAGTTCTTCGGCAGTATAATATTCAAGACGTGCAGAAATACCAAAACGTGCACGCAAAGGAGATGTAAGTAAGCCTGAACGAGTTGTTGCACCAACTAAAGTAAATGGGTTTAATTTTAATTCAACAGACCTTGCATTTGGTCCTTGGTCAATCATAATATCTATTTTATAATCTTCCATTGCCGAATAAAGATATTCTTCAACAAGGGGATTCATTCTGTGGATTTCATCAATAAAAAGAATATCACCTTCATCAAGATTTGTTAATAATCCCGCAAGATTTGCAGGTTTGTCAAGTACAGGTCCTGATGTTGTTTTTATATCCGATTCAAGTTCATTTGATAAAATGTAAGCAAGTGTTGTTTTTCCTAATCCGGGAGGTCCATGTAAAAGAATATGATCAAGTGCTTCACCTCTTTGCTTTGCCGCTTTCACAAAAACTATTAAATTGTCAAGCAGTTTTTTTTGCCCAACAAAATCATCAAATTCAATTGGACGTAATTCCTTCTCCACTTTTTTTTCCTTAGAGGATAAAGCATCTATTGTTCTTTTTATTTCTTCATTGTTTCCCACAATATTCAATATTATTTCCTTTGTTTGAATTTTACAAATTTCAACAAAAATAAGCATTTGAATTTAAATAA encodes the following:
- the queG gene encoding tRNA epoxyqueuosine(34) reductase QueG gives rise to the protein MQKNNKKEITLAIKKEAKRLAFVACGISKVSFLENEAKHFDKYLKEGRNAKMDYLANNISKRKNPQELVENSKSVISLLLNYYPQEKQNPDTKYQISKYAYGRDYHKVLKKKLKSLTAFIEKCTGEKNARFFVDTAPVFEKAWAEKSGIGWIGKNTLLINQKYGSFVFLGEIIIDLELNYDQAIEEQCGSCTKCIDACPTNALIEAYKIDSNKCISYQTIENNNPSLNFDTHNWVYGCDICQNVCPYNKEIPITEESDFLIKEVIKNYTDKDWKNLDEKKFEKIFNGTAVRRLGYKNFMRNF
- the ruvB gene encoding Holliday junction branch migration DNA helicase RuvB, yielding MGNNEEIKRTIDALSSKEKKVEKELRPIEFDDFVGQKKLLDNLIVFVKAAKQRGEALDHILLHGPPGLGKTTLAYILSNELESDIKTTSGPVLDKPANLAGLLTNLDEGDILFIDEIHRMNPLVEEYLYSAMEDYKIDIMIDQGPNARSVELKLNPFTLVGATTRSGLLTSPLRARFGISARLEYYTAEELTLIVQRSSGILNVDIKHDAAFEIARRSRGTPRVSNALLRRVRDFAQIKTDGKVEMKITKYALEALGVDENGLDEMDNKILLSIIEKFNGGPVGIKTIATAVSEEAETIEEVYEPFLIKEGFLKRTARGREATPRAFKHLNIKPGKSTQSLFDF